One Purpureocillium takamizusanense chromosome 1, complete sequence genomic window carries:
- a CDS encoding uncharacterized protein (BUSCO:EOG09262ZZ8~EggNog:ENOG503NVV8~COG:G~COG:M), with translation MASASTAAAKKLVVCGGSGFLGSRICKYAVARGWDVTSISRSGEPKWENVTDSADTPPWSHKVSWERADILRPVTYAPLLKGADYVVHSMGILLEADYKGIVSGKDSPIAGLQKIFASPATRPRGVNPLDKKLGEDIKPEDPNLQFSYEVMNRDSAVALARHASDEGTGAFCYISACGGAPIMPPRYISTKREAESAIATNFPRMRNVFFRPPFMYDGSRKFTIGMAAMAGAGTIFNNLTGKYLNNFMGAAGTKPLKVEVVAEAVVEALSDDKVQGPVEVPEIEELATKAWRKGML, from the exons atggcgtcggcgtcgacagcagccgcaaAGAAGCTCGTCGTGTGCGGGGGCAGTGGCTTCCTCGGCTCCCGCATCTGCAAATACGCCGTCGCGCGTGGCTGGGACGTGACGTCCATCAG CCGCTCAGGAGAGCCCAAATGGGAGAACGTCACCGACTCGGCCGACACGCCCCCGTGGTCCCACAAGGTCTCGTGGGAGCGCGCCGACATCCTCCGACCCGTCACCTACGCACCGCTGCTCAAAGGCGCCGACTACGTCGTCCATAGCATGGGCATCCTCCTTGAGGCCGACTACAAGGGCATCGTCTCCGGCAAGGACTCGCCTATTGCCGGCCTGCAAAAGATCTTTGCCTCacccgccacccgcccgcgcggcgtCAACCCTCTTGACAAgaagctcggcgaggacatcAAGCCCGAGGACCCTAACCTACAGTTCTCCTACGAGGTCATGAACCGCgacagcgccgtcgccctcgcgaGGCACGCCTCCGACGAGGGCACGGGCGCCTTCTGCTACATCTCggcatgcggcggcgcgcccatCATGCCCCCGAGATACATATCCACCAAGCGCGAGGCGGAGAGCGCAATCGCCACCAACTTTCCGCGGATGCGCAACGTCTTCTTCAGACCGCCTTTCATGTACGACGGCTCGCGAAAGTTCACCATTGGCATggctgccatggctggcGCGGGCACGATATTCAACAACCTGACAGGCAAGTACCTGAACAACTTCATGGGTGCGGCCGGCACGAAGCCCCTCAaggtcgaggtggtggccgaggccgttgtCGAGGCGCTCAGCGACGACAAGGTGCAGGGCCCCGTAGAGGTGCCGGAGATTGAGGAGCTCGCCACCAAAGCATGGAGGAAAGGCATGCTGTGA
- the syf2 gene encoding Pre-mRNA-splicing factor SYF2 (EggNog:ENOG503NUPY~COG:A~COG:D), whose product MAPPAKKRRTTRAAAKAEAEQEKAQPAPQAEPEHNTEEEEQPQPESKPEPPAPTSTEPTAEPTTEAATKPAVPEPEPEPEKPSAADAAAKAKERMARFKALQARAKTSSETNLKEATKESQRLASDPSQLTALHRKHAIASHKLLKADVEEAGEDFERKRAWDWTIDESEKWDKRLKKKAAHRDNNAFRDNHQESNKVYKRQLQNINPDLENYDKQKLAAIEKAAASGGLDIVEMEDGELIAVDKDGSFYSTADTTSFAQNKPDKAAVDRLVEDLRRADEQRLKKRKERMAKNGDEGDVTYINEKNKQFNQKLSRFYDKYTADIRDSFERGTMI is encoded by the coding sequence ATGGCGCCTCCTGCGAAGAAGAGACGGACCACGAGAGCCGCGGCCAAAGCggaggccgagcaggagaaggcccagccagcaccTCAGGCTGAGCCAGAACACAAcacggaggaggaagaacaACCGCAACCAGAGTCCAAgcccgagccgcccgcgcccacgtcCACAGAGCCGACAGCCGAACCCACAACCGAGGCAGCGACCAAGCCTGCGGTCCcggagcccgagcccgagcccgagaagcccagcgccgccgatgccgccgccaaagccaaGGAGCGCATGGCACGGTTCAAGGCACTGCAGGCTCGAGCCAAGACGTCGTCCGAAACGAATCTGAAGGAGGCGACCAAGGAGTCGCAGCGTCTTGCCAGCGACCCAAGTCAGCTCACGGCGCTCCACCGCAAGCATGCTATCGCGTCGCACAAACTACTCAAGGCGGACGTCGaagaggcgggcgaggactTTGAGCGGAAGCGGGCATGGGACTGGACGATTGACGAGAGCGAGAAGTGGGACAAGCGcctgaagaagaaggcggcacACCGCGACAACAACGCGTTCCGCGACAATCACCAAGAGAGCAACAAGGTGTACAAGCGGCAGCTCCAAAACATCAACCCAGATCTCGAAAACTACGACAAGCAGAAGTTGGCGGCGATCGAGAAGGCGGCAGCCTCTGGTGGACTGGACATTGTGGAGATGGAGGACGGGGAGCTCATCGCCGTGGACAAGGACGGGTCTTTCTACTCGACTGCCGATACGACGTCGTTTGCGCAAAATAAGCCGGACAAGGCTGCGGTGGACCGACTGGTGGAGGATCTCCGAAGGGCTGACGAGCAGAGACTGAAAAAGAGGAAGGAACGCATGGCCAAgaatggcgacgagggcgacgtgaCGTACATCAACGAGAAGAACAAGCAGTTCAACCAGAAGCTATCGCGCTTCTACGACAAGTATACGGCGGATATCAGGGACAGCTTCGAGAGAGGCACGATGATATGA
- a CDS encoding uncharacterized protein (EggNog:ENOG503P9U2), giving the protein MMIRPAARRAPQLPETDLCVGALPSQRRFKTFIRHVNKNNEVYFTLAGRRPRPDPASPAQHEFFSMPDLLLDLDAEGTAGVRPFDEEADERRLKERWPAEPLKRAAVRSRVQQFEDQVYESRRKARQLWSQPTNIWRITPHDLLSAALRGAPSPDEPAKPDVSEATPKAFLGTSITAQLRIENGIPPHALDEDQQLLRWMLLRQRSLEYSKETQGKVSPTPTQLVEALRKQTSITEIRRLIFQCLAAGTNVDGFGSRGQSGLNLSLEVRRAYERALGEGSTHERPVLETLTALGNLAAKLSALGADIGAPLYGLCLKLCAEASLPESLAEWLCRGYEAQVWEDEVGSLEDVVSSLSAIGAAKASNGHWDLNRTSQRQLTFRFLTGVDEKDTLSADSFRNLAVLRLQQGSQGQTLPSLSAYQSYVNLLGHLGAVRTLWKEWRLSAPQARAVAGPQKTDSKSVDVAFGKALQRAIHVITATDGEAVRDLSLDECASHDHHAIEMQGKGARHDVLGHALKPVQAAFLLDMALKDYLTHLQQIREDA; this is encoded by the coding sequence ATGATGATAAGAccagccgcgcgccgcgcgccacaGCTCCCCGAGACGGACCTCTGCGTCGGCGCTCTTCCTTCCCAGCGACGGTTTAAGACCTTTATCCGCCACGTCAACAAGAACAATGAGGTGTACTTTACGCTTGCGggtcgacggccacgccccgaccccgcgtcgcccgctcaGCATGAGTTTTTCTCCATGCCGGACCTGCTGCTCGACCTGGACGCTGAGGGCACGGCCGGCGTGCGTCCtttcgacgaggaggctGACGAACGGCGGCTCAAGGAGAGATGGCCCGCCGAGCCTCTtaagcgcgccgccgtgaggtCGCGTGTCCAGCAGTTTGAGGACCAGGTGTACGAGTCGCGGCGCAAGGCGAGGCAGCTCTGGTCGCAGCCGACGAACATCTGGCGCATCACGCCCCACGACCTCCTGTCCGCCGCGCTGCGAGGCGCACCCTCACCAGACGAACCGGCCAAGCCAGACGTATCTGAGGCGACACCAAAGGCTTTCCTTGGCACGAGTATCACCGCCCAGCTGCGCATCGAGAACGGCATCCCTCCTCACGCCCTAGACGAAGACCAGCAGCTGCTACGGTGGATGCTACTCCGACAACGCAGCCTCGAGTACTCCAAAGAAACCCAAGGCAAGGTGTCACCGACTCCCACGCAGTTGGTTGAAGCACTTCGGAAGCAAACCTCCATCACGGAGATTCGGAGGCTGATATTCCAGTGCCTCGCCGCAGGCACCAATGTTGACGGCTTCGGCTCCCGTGGGCAGTCAGGGCTCAATCTATCACTCGAGGTTCGTCGAGCTTATGAGCGagcgctcggcgagggctccACCCATGAACGTCCAGTTCTCGAAACATTGACAGCCCTCGGCAACCTTGCAGCGAAACTGTCagcgctcggcgccgacataGGGGCGCCGTTGTATGGCCTCTGCCTCAAGCTGTGCGCTGAGGCTAGCCTCCCCGAATCGCTCGCAGAGTGGCTGTGCCGTGGCTATGAGGCCCAAGTGTGGGAAGACGAAGTAGGATCATTAGAGGATGTGGTGTCGTCCCTCTCAGCCATCGGTGCCGCCAAAGCCAGCAATGGCCACTGGGACCTGAACAGGACATCTCAGCGGCAGCTCACCTTTCGATTCCTCACAGGAGTCGACGAAAAGGACACACTCTCGGCAGATTCGTTTCGAAACCTCGCTGTGCTCCGCCTCCAGCAAGGCTCACAGGGTCAGACGTTGCCATCGCTGTCCGCCTATCAGTCGTATGTAAATCTCCTGGGCCACCTTGGGGCCGTCAGGACACTGTGGAAGGAATGGCGCCTTAGCGCGCCGCAAGCCCGTGCTGTGGCCGGACCGCAAAAGACAGACAGCAAATCAGTCGACGTCGCATTCGGAAAAGCTTTGCAGCGCGCGATTCACGTCATCACCGCGACGGATGGCGAGGCGGTCCGCGATCTCAGCCTCGACGAATGCGCCAGTCATGACCATCACGCCATTGAGATGCAAGGCAAAGGGGCACGGCatgacgtcctcggccatgccCTGAAACCTGTACAAGCCGCATTTCTGCTCGATATGGCACTTAAGGACTACCTCACTCATTTGCAGCAGATCAGAGAAGATGCATGA